From Chryseobacterium gallinarum, one genomic window encodes:
- a CDS encoding SRPBCC family protein — protein MNTPIIIQYKINAPIDKVWKALTDKNEMKSWYFDIQDFEPEVGKVFNFYEPGGENKYHHQCQILEIIPARLLKHSWSYPDFSPLKTIVTWELFPEDHSVQVKLTHEGIENFKDLGENFSRESFTGGWNSIIGDSLKTYLEK, from the coding sequence ATGAATACGCCAATCATCATTCAATACAAGATAAATGCTCCTATCGATAAGGTTTGGAAAGCATTGACTGATAAAAATGAAATGAAATCCTGGTATTTTGATATTCAGGATTTTGAACCTGAAGTAGGAAAAGTATTTAATTTCTATGAACCCGGGGGTGAAAATAAATACCATCATCAATGCCAGATTTTGGAAATTATTCCCGCCCGGTTATTGAAGCATTCCTGGTCTTATCCTGATTTTTCTCCATTGAAGACCATTGTGACCTGGGAATTATTCCCGGAAGACCATAGTGTGCAAGTAAAATTAACCCATGAAGGAATTGAAAATTTTAAAGATCTTGGAGAAAATTTTTCAAGAGAAAGTTTCACCGGAGGCTGGAATAGTATTATAGGGGATAGCCTGAAAACATATTTAGAAAAATAA
- a CDS encoding Na+/H+ antiporter — MIHSYVIISIVVLLSVMILVMIGQKLRVAYPIFLVIAGLLISLVPGMPRVEIEPDLVFLIFLPPILFEAAWFTSWQDFHKWKKQIFSMAFGLVFLTSVVVAYLSSSIIPGLTVAMGFLLGGVNSPPDAVAATSVLKHMKIPKKITSILEGESLINDASSLIVFKFALAAVISGQFIWRDAIQDFFTMAIGGIAVGVAVGFLFGALLKIIPSNSNIDTVITLIVPYIMYVGAEHFHFSGVLAVVAGGLLMSYNSHCYLSHTSRIQSGNVWSVLIFLMNTIIFILIGLELPVVVEAMKDYTISEGIFYSIVIGGAIIGTRILYSYALMYFPRLCSKELRLKAPKPDWREPFIISFAAMRGVVSLAAALSIPAFLPNGEAFPHRNIILFVTFVIILITLVGQGLLLAPILKLLKIQDAGSELPEEKQEVILMRKLKETALHKLKNDFSELAETNSLVRHQRHKLENEMMLMADKAQCMASTGDYVTAINENKDVLRQIIQAQRNELHKMKKEKIFDDHVMRAIEMQLDFDEAKITGFSHG; from the coding sequence ATGATTCACAGTTATGTTATAATATCCATTGTAGTCTTACTGTCTGTAATGATATTAGTAATGATCGGGCAAAAGCTCAGAGTGGCCTATCCGATTTTTCTTGTGATTGCAGGATTACTGATAAGCCTTGTTCCGGGAATGCCGCGGGTTGAAATAGAACCGGATCTGGTTTTTCTTATATTTTTGCCACCTATTTTATTTGAAGCTGCCTGGTTTACCTCATGGCAGGATTTTCATAAATGGAAAAAACAGATTTTTTCCATGGCTTTTGGTTTGGTGTTTTTAACATCTGTGGTAGTGGCTTACCTTTCATCCTCTATCATCCCCGGGCTTACAGTAGCTATGGGATTTTTGTTGGGAGGCGTCAATTCACCACCGGATGCTGTGGCAGCCACTTCCGTACTGAAACATATGAAAATTCCCAAAAAGATCACCAGTATTCTGGAAGGAGAAAGCCTGATCAACGATGCATCCAGTTTAATTGTATTCAAGTTTGCATTGGCAGCCGTTATTTCCGGTCAGTTTATATGGAGGGATGCTATTCAGGATTTCTTTACCATGGCGATTGGAGGAATTGCGGTAGGAGTAGCGGTAGGCTTTTTGTTTGGAGCATTATTAAAGATTATTCCTTCCAATTCCAATATAGATACGGTCATTACCCTTATCGTTCCTTACATTATGTATGTGGGGGCTGAGCATTTCCATTTTTCGGGAGTACTGGCTGTAGTGGCCGGAGGATTGCTGATGTCATACAATTCTCACTGTTATCTGAGCCATACCTCAAGAATTCAGTCTGGGAATGTATGGAGTGTACTGATCTTTTTAATGAATACTATTATTTTTATTTTAATTGGCCTTGAACTGCCTGTTGTGGTAGAAGCCATGAAAGACTATACCATTTCAGAAGGGATTTTCTATAGTATTGTGATCGGAGGTGCTATTATCGGAACAAGAATATTGTACAGTTATGCATTGATGTATTTTCCGCGGCTCTGTTCCAAAGAATTAAGGCTTAAAGCTCCAAAACCGGATTGGAGGGAACCTTTTATCATCAGTTTCGCTGCCATGAGAGGAGTAGTTTCTTTAGCTGCAGCATTGTCTATTCCTGCATTTTTACCGAACGGCGAAGCTTTTCCACACCGGAACATTATTCTGTTTGTAACTTTCGTTATTATACTGATTACTTTAGTAGGGCAAGGGTTGTTATTGGCTCCGATCCTGAAATTACTAAAAATACAGGATGCCGGAAGTGAATTACCTGAAGAAAAACAGGAAGTTATCCTTATGCGTAAGCTGAAAGAAACGGCACTTCACAAACTGAAAAATGATTTTTCAGAACTTGCAGAAACCAACAGCCTGGTACGCCATCAAAGGCATAAACTGGAAAATGAAATGATGCTGATGGCAGATAAAGCCCAATGTATGGCTTCCACAGGCGACTATGTAACTGCCATCAATGAAAATAAAGATGTGCTGAGGCAAATCATCCAGGCGCAGAGGAACGAACTGCATAAAATGAAAAAAGAAAAGATTTTTGATGATCATGTAATGAGAGCCATAGAAATGCAGCTGGATTTTGATGAAGCAAAAATTACCGGATTCTCACATGGATAA
- a CDS encoding glutaminyl-peptide cyclotransferase produces the protein MKRNIIAGFAAILLLASCNKDKEILDTLSTYNNSMEAKGYHFGDKLTLPKEVTDNAESVTISFGDKETKDLTIDPKFFTLGDNAVTFNIKTKGGEVLNQDATINVFAKNPEKNISYQIIAEYPHDPKNFVQGFQIEGNTIYESDGQNGSSQILKYTLGTTTPLASTKQAPEDFSEGSTIVGDKVYQLTWQSKKGYIYDKNSLKLITEFAYPNVLGEGWGLTYDGKNLIASDGSKLLYFLDPNDPSKLIKYIAVAGSTQAYDQLNELEYHNGFIYANVWQKPIILKINPATGEVVGTFDFTDIAKQNTKGSDDVLNGIAFKGDNMLVTGKNWPKIYEVTIK, from the coding sequence ATGAAAAGAAATATAATAGCGGGTTTCGCAGCGATTTTATTACTGGCTTCTTGTAATAAGGATAAAGAGATTCTTGATACATTGAGCACCTATAATAATTCAATGGAAGCAAAGGGATATCACTTCGGAGATAAGCTTACACTTCCTAAAGAAGTGACAGATAATGCAGAAAGCGTAACCATCAGTTTCGGGGATAAAGAAACTAAAGATTTAACGATTGACCCTAAATTTTTCACATTAGGGGATAATGCCGTAACTTTTAATATCAAAACAAAAGGAGGCGAAGTATTGAATCAGGATGCAACGATCAATGTGTTTGCAAAGAATCCTGAAAAGAATATTTCATACCAGATTATTGCAGAATATCCGCATGATCCTAAAAACTTTGTCCAGGGGTTCCAGATCGAAGGAAACACGATTTATGAGAGTGACGGTCAGAACGGTTCTTCACAGATTTTAAAATATACACTTGGGACAACAACCCCGCTTGCTTCTACTAAACAGGCACCAGAGGACTTTTCTGAAGGAAGCACCATTGTAGGGGATAAAGTGTATCAGCTGACATGGCAGAGTAAGAAAGGATATATCTATGATAAAAACTCATTGAAGTTGATTACCGAATTTGCATACCCTAATGTATTGGGTGAAGGCTGGGGATTGACGTACGACGGTAAAAACCTGATTGCATCGGATGGAAGTAAACTGCTGTATTTCCTTGATCCGAATGATCCGTCAAAACTGATTAAATACATTGCTGTAGCGGGAAGCACTCAGGCTTATGATCAGCTGAACGAACTGGAATATCACAACGGGTTTATCTATGCCAATGTATGGCAAAAACCTATTATCTTGAAAATTAATCCTGCAACCGGTGAAGTAGTGGGAACATTCGACTTTACTGATATTGCAAAGCAAAATACCAAAGGGAGCGATGATGTATTGAATGGAATTGCTTTTAAAGGAGACAATATGCTGGTGACGGGCAAAAACTGGCCGAAAATCTATGAAGTTACCATTAAATAG
- a CDS encoding VOC family protein — translation MIKYTGLRPVLWTENIDETIAFYIHILGFNLMGRNDDWQWASLRKDDVYIMLSQPNENEKVDKIGFTGSLYFNVNEVDELWEDLKTKAKICYEIETFEWGMREFAIYDNNGYILQFGETVDNIGSTE, via the coding sequence ATGATAAAATATACCGGGCTTCGACCTGTTCTCTGGACGGAAAATATTGATGAGACTATCGCATTCTATATCCATATTCTGGGCTTTAATTTAATGGGTAGAAATGATGACTGGCAATGGGCTTCACTCCGGAAGGATGACGTTTATATTATGCTTTCTCAGCCCAACGAAAATGAAAAAGTTGATAAAATAGGTTTTACAGGATCATTGTATTTCAATGTAAATGAGGTGGATGAGCTATGGGAAGATCTTAAAACAAAAGCTAAAATCTGCTATGAAATAGAAACTTTTGAATGGGGAATGAGGGAATTTGCCATCTATGATAATAATGGCTATATACTACAATTTGGTGAAACTGTGGATAATATTGGCAGTACGGAATAA
- a CDS encoding GNAT family N-acetyltransferase produces MIELQLFTIDDSSELISKIKNERMLLQFAGPAYHFPLTEKQLEEDLANENRTLFKIVDGTGGNTIGHAQIFLKEETFLLGRILIWDENNRGKGYGKKVMQQLLRYGFGHFDKETAELNVYDWNTGAIECYKKVGFTIDPAVRNEAQIDQETWISLNMKIHRKTFELQ; encoded by the coding sequence ATGATAGAATTACAGCTTTTTACCATTGACGATTCTTCCGAATTGATTTCAAAAATAAAAAATGAAAGAATGCTGTTGCAGTTTGCAGGACCTGCATATCATTTTCCTCTGACTGAAAAGCAATTGGAAGAAGATCTCGCTAATGAAAACAGGACACTGTTTAAAATTGTTGATGGAACAGGCGGAAACACCATTGGACATGCCCAGATATTTCTTAAAGAAGAGACCTTTTTGCTTGGACGCATATTGATTTGGGACGAAAATAACAGGGGGAAAGGCTATGGAAAAAAAGTGATGCAGCAACTGCTAAGGTATGGATTTGGTCATTTTGATAAAGAAACGGCAGAGTTAAATGTTTATGATTGGAATACCGGAGCTATTGAATGTTACAAAAAAGTGGGCTTTACCATTGACCCTGCAGTCAGAAATGAAGCACAGATTGATCAGGAAACATGGATTTCTTTAAACATGAAAATCCACAGGAAAACTTTTGAATTGCAGTAA